The following DNA comes from Ornithinimicrobium avium.
CGTCGCGCTCTTCGAGGAGCTCGGCCTGAGCTACGTCTCCTGCTCGCCCTACCGGGTGCCGATCGCCCGCTTCGCGGCCGCGCGCGCGGTGCTGGACGGCCAGCAGGCGGGGTGACCCCGGACGCTGACGGCGGGTGCGGTCAGGTCGTCGCCGACCTGGCCGCGCTCGGCGGCTTCTTCGTGCTCGCGGCGCCCCCTTCCCCAGGCACCGACGCCCTCCCCTGGGCCGACGCGCTGGCCGACGAGGCTCTCCGCGCACGGTTCGCCACCGTGCGCGCGGCGCTCGCGGCCAGCAGCGGCCTGCCCCTCGATCAGGTGGACCTCAAGGTGGCGGTCTCCGCGACGCAGGTCGGGCTCGCCTCCCGGCTCTGGTCGGTCGCGCTCGCCGGCGCGGTCCTGCACGGCTGGCTGCCCGACCTCTCCCCGGCCAACCTGCTGGCCTCCCCCGGTCATCGCGGCCCGGTCCCGCTCGGGGTCGGGCGCCAGGGCCCGGGGTATGCCGTGCCGGCCGTCGGCGGCGACGCCGCGGCCGCCGCGTCGGTCGTGGCGGGCGCGGTCCTGCCCTCGCTGACCCTGCTCGCCGATGCGTGCGCTCGCACGGGCCGCACCCCGCGCAGGGTGCTGACGAGCAACGCGACCTCGGCCCTGGTCGGTGGCGCCCGCGTGCTCGCGGGCCTGCGGCCGCGCCAGGGGCCCGCCGCCTGGGCCCTCGCCCGAGCCCTGCTCGACCTCCCCCAGGTCGCCGACGGAGGCGCGAGGGTCGCCGCTGCCTCGCTGCCCGACGGGGTGGGCGGCGCGATGGAGCAGGCCGACGAGGCGTTCCTGCGCTCGGGGTGCTGCGTGTTCTACCGGCTGCCCGGGCACGGACTGTGCCCCGACTGCGTGCTCGCGCCCTCCCGCGCCGGCGAGGTGACCCCGGGGCACTGAGCTGGCTCGGGCCACGTGCGGATCAGCGCGGGCGCACGCCGCCGGTGCCGGTCCCCTCGTCGAAGGCGTAGACCTCGACCCCGTCGAGGTAGGTGCGCAGCACCCGCGAGCTCAGCGCGAGGGGGTCCCCGGACCACAGCACGACGTCCGCGTCCTTGCCCGGGGTGATGCTGCCGACCCGGTCGTCGACACCCAGGACCCGTGCCGGGTTGATCGTCACGGCCCGCAGTGCGGCGTCGCGGTCCATCCCCTCGCGGACCGCGAGCGCGGCCTGGGTGATGAGGTACTCGATCGGCACGACCGGGTGGTCGGTGATGATCGAGACCTCCACGCCCGCCCGGTCCAGGATTCCTGGCGCCCGCAGCGAGCGCTCGCGCACCTCGACCTTGGAGCGGCTGACGATGAGCGGGCCGTAGAGGACCGGCACACCCTTCTCGGCCAGCAGGTCGGCGAGCAGGTAGCTCTCCGTGCCGTGGTCGAGCACGAGCCGGTAGCCGAACTCGTCGGCCAGCCGCAGCGCGGTGGCGATGTCGTCGGCGCGGTGGCAGTGCTGTCGCCACGGGATCTCCCGCTCCAGCACCCTGACCAGGATGTCGCCGACCAGGTCGGTGTCCACGGGGGCGTCGGCCGCCTCGACGCGCGCCCGGTAGGAGCGGGCGGCCGCGAAGGCCTTGCGCAGCACCAGCGCCACGCCGAGCCGGGTGGCAGGGGTCTTGTTCTGCTCGCCGTAGACCCGCTTGGGGTTCTCTCCCAGCGCCGACTTCACGCCGGAGGGGTTGCGCAGGACCATCTCGTCGACGTAGCGCCCGTAGGTCTTCAGCGCCACGGCCTGGCCGCCGATCGGGTTGCCGGAGCCGGGGTTGACGTTGACGGTCGTGATCCCGCCCATGAGGGCGTCGTCGAAGCCCTGCTCGCGGGGGTTGATGGCGTCGATCGCGCGGGCCGCGGCCATGACGGGGTCGGTCATCTCGTTGGTGTCCTGGCCGGCCCAGCCCTCGCCCTCCTCCCACACGCCGAGGTGCACGTGCGCGTCCACGAGCCCCGGCAGCAGCCAGCCGCCGGTGCAGTCGACGACCTCGGCGTCCTCGGGCACCGCCACGTCCGCCCGGCCGCCGACCGCCTCCACCCGGCCGTCCCGCAGCAGGACGGCACCGTCCTCCAGCGGCTCCTGGTCGATCGTCACGACGCGGCCTCCGAGGAGTGCGATCGGGCGGTCCTGGGTCATCTGCTGTCTCCTTGCTCCGGGGCTGGTCGTCGTGGCTCGACGCCCACCGCCCACCCTACGCACCGCCGGATGTGATGGACGCCTCACCTACCGGCGCGTAATGGACCGGGCAGATCCCTTGTGCTGGCCGCCTCCCCTCTGGGAGGATGGGGAACACTGAGCGGACGCCTCGCGTTGGCACAGACGAAGCGCGAGACGACCTCACCCTGCGAGGTGGTCGAGACCGATACACCGACGTGTCGCCCGCCGACCCGGTGGTGGACCCAGTTCCCCGGACGGCGCGGTGACCACGATTTGCTGCCCGGCACCGGGCGCGGACCAAGGAGCACGACTGATGGACTGGCGCGATCGCGCAGCCTGCCTGGACGAGGATCCCGAGCTGTTCTTCCCCATCGGGAACACCGGGCCCGCCCTGCAGCAGATCGAGGATGCGAAGGCCATCTGCCGCACCTGCCCCGTGATCGACGAGTGTCTGCGGTTCGCGCTGGAGAACGGACAGGACGCCGGGGTGTGGGGCGGTCTATCCGAGGACGAGCGCCGCGCGCTCAAGCGCCGCAAGGCCCGCGCCCGCCGCGCCGGCTGACCCGCCCCCCAGCACTACGGTCGTCTCCAGTCCCTGAGTCGTCTCCGGCCCCTCAGTCGTAGGTCGAGGACCGCAGCCGCACGGTGAACCGCACGACGGTGCCGTGCGGCTGCACCGCCTCCCAGCTGATCGTGCCGCGCAGGTCGCTGATGAGCGCCTCGACGATCTGCATACCCAGCCCTGAGCGGTCCGGCCCGTCGGTCCTCTCGGGCAGGCCCTGACCGTTGTCGCTGACCGTGACGTCGATGACGTCCTGGTCCTCGACCCGGTGCCGTCGCGCCTCGACCACGACCCGCGGCGCGGCCCGGTCCGCGCGCGGACCGGCACCGTCGCGGCGCTCCTCGAACCCGTGCTCCACCGCGTTGTGCACCAGCTCGGCCAGCACCATCGCCAGGTGGGTGGAGTCCTCGGCCATCAGCCGGCCGAAGGAGCCCCGCAGCTCGGTGGCCACCACGCTGCCCGTGGAGGCGACCTCCACGGTGGCCCGCAGGACGCGGTTGGCGACCTCGTCGAACTCCATGTGTTCGGACATGCCCTGGCTCAGCGTGTCGTGCACGAGCGCTACCGTCGACAGCCTGCGTCCGGCCTCCGCCAGCGCCTCGCGGGCGCCGGCGTCCTCCAGCCGGCGCGACTGGATGCGCAGCAGCGCGGCGACCGTCTGCAGGTTGTTCTTGACCCTGTGGTGGATCTCCCGGATCGTCGCGTCCTTGCTCAGCAGCTCGCGCTCGCGGCGGCGGATCTCGCTGACGTCGCGCAGCAGCAGGAGGGCACCGATGCGGGTCCCCGACCGGGTGAGCGGCACGGCCCGCAGGGTCAGGTTCGTGCCGCCCGTCTCGATCTCGGTGCCCCACGGCGCACGCCCCGTCAGCACGAGCGGCACGGCCTCGTCGATGGTCGTGCCGGGCAGCAGCCGGCTGGTGACGATCTCGGACAGGTCGGCGCCATTGACCTGGTCGGTGTGGCCCAGCCGACGCAGCGCCGAGACGGCGTTGGGACTGGCGTAGTCGATGAGCCCGTCGGCGGTCAGCCGCACCACGCCGTCGCCCACCCGGGGGGTGCCGCGGCCCACGCCGGTCGCAGCG
Coding sequences within:
- a CDS encoding WhiB family transcriptional regulator; this encodes MDWRDRAACLDEDPELFFPIGNTGPALQQIEDAKAICRTCPVIDECLRFALENGQDAGVWGGLSEDERRALKRRKARARRAG
- a CDS encoding amidohydrolase, whose protein sequence is MTQDRPIALLGGRVVTIDQEPLEDGAVLLRDGRVEAVGGRADVAVPEDAEVVDCTGGWLLPGLVDAHVHLGVWEEGEGWAGQDTNEMTDPVMAAARAIDAINPREQGFDDALMGGITTVNVNPGSGNPIGGQAVALKTYGRYVDEMVLRNPSGVKSALGENPKRVYGEQNKTPATRLGVALVLRKAFAAARSYRARVEAADAPVDTDLVGDILVRVLEREIPWRQHCHRADDIATALRLADEFGYRLVLDHGTESYLLADLLAEKGVPVLYGPLIVSRSKVEVRERSLRAPGILDRAGVEVSIITDHPVVPIEYLITQAALAVREGMDRDAALRAVTINPARVLGVDDRVGSITPGKDADVVLWSGDPLALSSRVLRTYLDGVEVYAFDEGTGTGGVRPR
- a CDS encoding (2Fe-2S)-binding protein; amino-acid sequence: MTPDADGGCGQVVADLAALGGFFVLAAPPSPGTDALPWADALADEALRARFATVRAALAASSGLPLDQVDLKVAVSATQVGLASRLWSVALAGAVLHGWLPDLSPANLLASPGHRGPVPLGVGRQGPGYAVPAVGGDAAAAASVVAGAVLPSLTLLADACARTGRTPRRVLTSNATSALVGGARVLAGLRPRQGPAAWALARALLDLPQVADGGARVAAASLPDGVGGAMEQADEAFLRSGCCVFYRLPGHGLCPDCVLAPSRAGEVTPGH
- a CDS encoding sensor histidine kinase, coding for MPTLRDTLSRTALSAADVDWLHRLVGDWQMVADLSFADLTLWIPVGADDEQDPHVSPWFLASHARPTTGPNFYHEDVIGSPASADRERWLGHVLSTGRSVTPEELGYVREQYVPVVHGGRTIAVLVRHTDLQNMRQQGGLEVNYLQISQQLFGMVAEGGFPIDGAATGVGRGTPRVGDGVVRLTADGLIDYASPNAVSALRRLGHTDQVNGADLSEIVTSRLLPGTTIDEAVPLVLTGRAPWGTEIETGGTNLTLRAVPLTRSGTRIGALLLLRDVSEIRRRERELLSKDATIREIHHRVKNNLQTVAALLRIQSRRLEDAGAREALAEAGRRLSTVALVHDTLSQGMSEHMEFDEVANRVLRATVEVASTGSVVATELRGSFGRLMAEDSTHLAMVLAELVHNAVEHGFEERRDGAGPRADRAAPRVVVEARRHRVEDQDVIDVTVSDNGQGLPERTDGPDRSGLGMQIVEALISDLRGTISWEAVQPHGTVVRFTVRLRSSTYD